A section of the Mycoplasmopsis synoviae ATCC 25204 genome encodes:
- the ftsH gene encoding ATP-dependent zinc metalloprotease FtsH, translating into MKQNIKRNWIWILIVMIVIGIILYFSIRNLFSAKVAEWSISELLNNIERAKENTTDALYFKEITVNPFTNSITGVFNNTDNTSTSFVTYTNLDLLRLSGVASDQGVISKIFTPEVFLTANNVSGSLKSVATPQPNPFLGILISSVPVLILIFVMVWIYRSQAKMMNGQGGAFGGDKGTAQIIKSDKKFTDISGNKEPIEEISEVVDYLKNPGKYQQSGARMPHGILLGGPPGTGKTLLAKATAGEANVPFYFVSASSFVELFVGMGAKRVRQVISEARKNSPAIIFIDELDAIGRTRGSGIGGGHDEREQTLNQLLVEMDGMKENSGLLFIAATNRTDVLDPALIRPGRFDRIITVGLPDVKEREEILKLHAKGKRFESNVDFANIAKRTPGFSGAQLENVINEAVLLSIREDTKVINLYQIDEAIDRVMSGPAKKSRTITKEELTMVAYHEAGHAVVGIKVPGGNKVQKITIIPRGNAGGYNLMMPENEKYNYSKDDLYATIASFMGGRAAEEIIYGDNKISTGAADDIKKATSIARRMVTQFGMSDLGPIEYQSDEGSPFLGKTLASNSSLSNQVNHEIELEIRKIIFTAKEQATKIIKQNIELLELIKESLLKKETIVGEEIEYIAKHMKLPPEKTEEKDLSKNSEDNNLDSLIEKTSKKE; encoded by the coding sequence ATGAAACAAAATATCAAAAGAAATTGAATTTGAATTCTAATTGTAATGATAGTTATTGGTATCATTTTGTACTTTTCAATTAGAAATTTATTTTCAGCAAAAGTTGCAGAATGATCAATCTCTGAATTGCTTAATAATATAGAACGTGCAAAAGAAAATACAACTGATGCACTTTATTTTAAAGAGATTACAGTAAATCCATTTACTAATTCAATTACTGGAGTATTCAATAATACAGATAATACTTCAACATCATTTGTAACATATACAAATTTAGATTTATTAAGACTTTCAGGAGTTGCTTCAGATCAAGGAGTAATTTCAAAAATATTTACTCCTGAAGTATTTCTAACAGCTAATAATGTTAGTGGGTCATTAAAATCAGTTGCTACTCCACAACCTAATCCATTCCTTGGAATACTTATATCATCAGTACCTGTACTTATTCTTATTTTTGTTATGGTCTGAATATATAGATCACAAGCAAAAATGATGAACGGTCAAGGTGGAGCTTTTGGTGGCGATAAAGGAACTGCTCAAATTATTAAATCTGACAAAAAATTCACTGACATTTCCGGAAACAAAGAACCAATTGAAGAAATTTCAGAAGTAGTTGACTATTTAAAAAATCCTGGTAAATATCAACAATCAGGAGCTAGAATGCCTCATGGTATTTTACTCGGAGGGCCTCCAGGAACTGGAAAAACTCTTCTTGCAAAAGCTACAGCTGGTGAAGCTAACGTTCCATTTTACTTTGTATCTGCATCAAGCTTTGTTGAGCTTTTTGTTGGTATGGGAGCAAAAAGAGTTCGTCAAGTAATTTCAGAAGCTAGAAAAAATTCTCCTGCAATAATTTTTATCGATGAGCTAGATGCTATCGGTAGAACAAGAGGAAGTGGTATCGGTGGTGGACACGATGAAAGAGAACAAACTCTTAACCAACTTCTTGTTGAAATGGACGGAATGAAAGAAAATTCAGGTCTATTATTTATTGCTGCAACCAATAGAACAGACGTATTAGATCCTGCGCTAATTCGTCCTGGACGTTTCGATAGAATAATTACCGTTGGTCTTCCTGACGTTAAAGAAAGAGAAGAAATTCTAAAGCTACACGCTAAAGGAAAACGCTTTGAAAGCAATGTAGATTTTGCAAACATTGCAAAAAGAACACCTGGTTTTTCAGGAGCTCAACTTGAAAACGTAATTAATGAAGCGGTGCTGCTTTCTATTAGAGAAGATACAAAAGTTATTAACTTATATCAAATTGATGAAGCCATTGATCGTGTAATGAGCGGTCCTGCTAAAAAATCAAGAACTATAACCAAAGAAGAACTCACAATGGTAGCCTACCATGAAGCTGGGCATGCCGTTGTTGGGATTAAAGTTCCAGGTGGAAATAAAGTTCAAAAAATAACTATAATTCCGCGTGGAAATGCTGGTGGATATAACTTAATGATGCCTGAAAATGAAAAATACAACTACTCTAAAGATGATTTATATGCAACTATAGCTAGCTTTATGGGTGGAAGAGCTGCTGAAGAAATAATCTATGGAGATAATAAAATCTCAACTGGTGCAGCTGATGATATTAAAAAGGCAACAAGCATCGCTAGAAGAATGGTTACTCAATTTGGAATGAGTGATTTAGGTCCAATTGAATACCAAAGCGATGAAGGAAGTCCATTTTTAGGAAAAACATTAGCCTCAAATTCTTCTTTATCAAATCAAGTTAATCATGAAATTGAACTTGAAATTCGAAAAATAATTTTTACTGCCAAAGAACAAGCTACAAAAATAATTAAACAAAATATTGAACTTTTAGAATTAATTAAGGAATCTTTACTTAAAAAAGAAACCATAGTTGGTGAGGAAATTGAATATATTGCAAAACATATGAAACTTCCGCCAGAAAAAACAGAAGAAAAAGATTTATCAAAAAATAGTGAAGATAACAATCTAGATTCACTAATTGAAAAAACATCTAAAAAAGAATAA